The following proteins are encoded in a genomic region of Arachis ipaensis cultivar K30076 chromosome B02, Araip1.1, whole genome shotgun sequence:
- the LOC107625092 gene encoding photosystem II reaction center PSB28 protein, chloroplastic: MATLHSLALSSPLSNSLHNSRSSTAPTSAVHRSVHSSFNGQSLNLPRLRLPKLTTSSPMRIPVVMMVKPAIQFIQGTDELTIPDVRLTKSRDGTNGMAIFKFDQPSVFDSSGEVGDITGLYLIDEEGVLQSVDVSAKFVNGKPSGIEAKYVMRTPREWDRFMRFMERYSNANGLQFIKK; encoded by the exons ATGGCAACTCTGCACTCTCTTGCATTGTCATCTCCACTCTCCAACTCTCTACACAATTCACGCTCAAGCACAG CTCCAACTTCAGCTGTTCATCGAAGCGTGCATTCGTCATTCAATGGTCAATCCTTAAACTTGCCACGGTTGAGGTTACCTAAGCTAACTACGAGTTCTCCGATGCGCATTCCGGTTGTCATGATGGTGAAACCTGCAATACAGTTCATCCAAGGAACTGATGAATTAACAATACCAGATGTAAGGCTCACCAAATCAAGGGATGGAACAAATGGCATGGCCATCTTCAAGTTTGATCAACCCTCAGTTTTCGATTCCTCCGGCGAAGTAGGTGACATCACCGGGTTATACCTGATCGATGAGGAAGGGGTCCTTCAGTCAGTCGATGTGAGTGCTAAATTTGTCAATGGAAAGCCTTCTGGAATCGAAGCGAAGTATGTAATGCGGACTCCAAGGGAATGGGACAGATTCATGAGATTCATGGAGAGATACTCTAATGCAAACGGCTTGCAATTCATCAAAAAATGA